aattgtccataggtatgaatgtgagtgtgaatggttgtttgtctatatgtgccctgcgattggctggcgatcagtccagggtgtaccccgcctctcgcccaaagtcagctgggataggcatacccagcatacccccgtgaccctaatgaggataagcggcaaaaaTGGTctacatttattaaaaaatatacaaatgtctGATCTCAATTCCACAgaatttgcagctttttttcattcctattattattatttttcttcttttctttttatttcactttgtttAGTAATTTATTCCTCaaaatcctttttttccttcctcttcAATATTACTGTTACCACTATTATCAgtgttgtaatatttacacatatatGCACAAGTACCTGTAAACactgtgcacgcacacacacacacacacatgcatctcGTCACGTTTTCATCTCCACTAGTATTTAAAGATACTAATAGTGTTGCTTGAGTGACAGATGAACTTACCTTACAAAGTCGTATGGCGTTGTTGTAGGCTTGGGCTCGAGTGTAGAAGTGGACAGCTTGTTTGATGTCATCGTGACCTTCATAGTGCCTTGCCAGGTGGTACGATgctgctttgtcacctgtatcGATGGCTATGTCAGATGCCTGGTAAAAATaatcatattcattcatttaatttaCTGTAGTAAAAACATTGGATCAGCAAACATGGAAGCCAAACTAGCGCAATTTCCTTTTTACGGAGTCAAAAATTTGCAAACTCACTAGACATATCATTAGGTGCACATTTACAATCAAATGAGATACAACACAAAAGCTGCATCCaatatttgtattaaaatatcaatattctGTTTCAATTAGTTCCATTAGTTTCCATTGACCGGAATAcaagactaataataataatattgttttattatgtatgtatatatatatatacacacacacacacacatatatataaaaaagtcatcattcattcatggtCGAGAAGTGATTGCATGCAAACCAGTAGGTGGCGTCAAATGACTTCACCCCAAGCAAGTCAGAGATTTTTATCCTGTCGCTACAACACACCAGTGATGTAGAGCAGTCATTCCCAAACACTGTACCGCAGCACACTAATCAAGTGTGCTGttgaaaataatgcaatttcccttattttctgctGAGGGACTTCAACGTTCACATTGGCagtgacagtgagacctggagaggtgtgattgggaggaacggccctcCTAATCTGCACCCGAgcggtgttttgttattggccttctgtgcttgtcacagattgtccataacgaacaccatgttcaagcataagggtgtccatatgtgcacctggcaccaggacaccctgggccgTAGTTCGATGGtcgactttgtggtcgtgtcgTCGGACTTGCGACTACATGTTTTGGAcgctcgggtgaagagagggccGGAGCTGTCAacccgatcaccacctggtggtgagttggctccaaTGGTCGGAGatgatgccggtcagacctggcaggcccaaacgtatcatcagggtctgctgggaacgtctgcCAGAGTCCCCTATCAGAAgcagtttcaactcccaccacTGGGAGAGCTtggaccatgttccgagggaggcggcggacattgagtccgaGTTGCCCATTGTCCATGCTTCCATTGTTGAGCCGGCTGattggagctgtggccgtaaggtggttggtgccagtcaaggcagtaatcccagaaccctTTGGGATTGCGTCAAGCTATCGGGTCCTATCaggcctttttggcccatgaAACTCCACAGGCAGCTGACATGTACTGGCCGACAAGCGGTGTGGGgatctggcagtcgctgaggcaaaaactcagacaTGGGAGGACTTCGAAGTAGCCATGGacaacgacttccggacggcttcaaaGACATTCTGGACAACCATccgcgtctcaggagggggaagcagtgcatggtcaacaccgtgtatggtggggatggtgtgctgccgacctcgactcgagatgttgtggataggtggaaagaatacttcgaagacctcctcaatcccaccgacacgtcttccaatgaggaagcagtgcctggggactctgcggcgggctctcctatctctggggctgaggtggttaaaaaaaactcctcggtggcagggccacgggggtggatgagatccaccCGCAGTTCCTTAAGGGTCTGGATGCTGTGgccgtgtcttggttgacacaaaTTGGGTAGGTGTACAGGGCACATCCGAACGGTAGGacgcctcggggaagacccacaacaacgttggagagactatgtctctcagctggcctgggaatgccttgggatccgccgggagaagTTGGACGAAGTAACTggcgagagggaagtctgggcttccctgcttaggctgctgctactgcgacccgacctcggataagcggtagaagatggatggatggatggtatttacTAGTGACTTGCTCATCTATGCCAGCAACGTATggtgacaggcagaacaatgaaATGATCTTCCAGTAGATGGGAGAAGTTACATAATGAACCTGTGTAGCCACCTGATGTCATtcatacagtgtttttttttgggtggtGTGCCATGAGATTTTGTGACTGTAAGCCTTGGTTCAATAagggttgggaaacactgacctcGTCCAAGAGTCAGTATGGTTATTTAACAATGGGTTTATTGTGGTAGTTTGTAGTGACTTAGTACTGTAAGGGTATAATGTGAATATTTAATGGTGTCACCTTCTGAACATTCCCCATGTAGCAGTGAACTCGGACCATAGAGAAGTAATCCTGAGCGCATTCATATAAGTCCAGAGCTGAATCCATCTCTGACTGGCTCTCCAAATACTGAGCCCACCACTTGTAGAGGTTCCTGTGTTGATGAGatcattttttaatgtgaaGTGTACATAGGTATGGGTATATATGTCTGTCGCTGCACATACTTGTCTTTCATCCTGTTAACATAGATCTCCAAAGACAATGGATCATCCTGAAGCATTCTGGGCACCTCCACTTGGTGGGTGTCGGATTTTTCATAACTGGAACAATTATTCGACAAtttagacagacagacaaattATTGGTTTCTGTGATTCTACTAAACCTTCTTACTTAGCCAGGGCTGTGCTCTTGTCACCCATGGACTCCAGATAGCGTGCATAATTGTAGTAGGTAGCACGTAGGTGGATACGATCATGATTCTCAGCGATTTCTAACGCCTTCTCATACTGCCCAGATGCCTGATAGAGATTGTTCAGGAGGTCATAGCGTTGACAGCCCTTGTACAGCTTTTCAGCATCCTCCTGGTGGAAGACCGCAAGCAAAGGAGGAcatgtagacatttttatgtgtgtgaaAAGGCAAATTATaggaaaaatgttgcaaataaCTACTATTTTTTAGTATCATACCAGCATGCCAAGCTGAATAGCCAACGCTGCTATGTGAGCCTCTGGTTCAGGCTCTGCCTCCGCCTCTTTCAGTGCTTTTGCTGCTCTGGCATTTCCCATATTGCCGAGACACACTCGTGCCACGTCCAGACGACGGGTTTTCACACACATGCGTGCCATGTTTTCCCATACTACTTTGCTGtggagaggaaaaaacaaatgctTGTTGTAAGGGAAAGTTTAGTCACTCAATTACATTTGATTAATCATCAGTGAGAACATCAatatgaacacacacaaaaattctTAGAAAAACACTCGTTAGAGTTCTGGTACTGTACAATATTAGTtacacaacaacaaccaaaacaataaacaaatgaGTATTATGAtgagtattattattacaggtCTTGTATTGGCTCCCattgtacctaatgaagtggccagtcCATATATTACAAAAACTGTCACAAAAACGTGTCAAAATAGGCAACACATTATGGGTgcatatgttattatttttctgcaAAACATACCACACGGTGGCACTGGTATTAAAACCCAATGTTTGACCTCATGCgccggattgacttgaaatttctcaaacAGCATGATGAGCGCtataaaacacccactgtaagtTGACAGTGTTTAGctaaatcaccacaaaatttcgTACACACCtataggggactgacaagcgcaTGTCTGTACAAGCAAGATCTGTTGAAGAAGATGGCTGCCATCAAGGTGTTCTTGAAGGGCATCgggcgggacttagcaactaattggccATAAGTCATTTGTCTAACGATTATAAAACTTATATAAAGTTGGCCCAAAATAAGCAAACAAAGAATGCGTGCAAAACACAATGCTCTTTGACTTGCTGATGTAAATCACAAGCCTGAACCCTTTAATGTTCATATTCAACATTCCTTTGCCATCTGTTCCTTATTTGGCTCCCCTGTCATCCTCCCCCTTGCTTTAGCAGATGCAGATGTGAACTGTTATTAAAGTTAGGCAACAGGAAATAGCCCAAATCTTTAGGGGCCCTGGTGCACGACAGGGGTGGCGTCTATAAGTGAAACTAAAGCAAGAACATGAGTTCTTGTTTATTCAAGTTTTCTGCAGAACCTGTCTGAAATAGTCAGGCCTTACATGGCAACCAGAAAACAATTAGATAAATACTAGGAGCGGCAACATCTAGAGAGCCAGAAAAAGGAAAGACAAGAGAAGGAACAGGTCTACATTTGGCCCCTCTTCCCAGCCTCTTTTCCTCTCAGGAAACACATCCTGTTGCTGGCCGAGTGTGGTGGCCAACGTGTTTGTTGCACACAAGAGAGAGGACTTCAAGtgaacacccccacccccaccacccctcgAGCTGCAGACAAAAGAGTACACAACAGTGACGTCCAAGAGGGGGTCTTTCTGGACATTTGAGTCGCACCAAAACCTTGGCCCATTTAAAGCGAACATGAAGAAGGGAGCTGTCCGATTATGACACAGACGTCTCTCAGCCATATGCAAGTGTACAACTCTGACCAAAAAGGATTTACAGCCAGGCTGTGAGGGAAAGAGCAGCAGGGGAAGGTAGGTCAGGCGGAGGAGAGACTCCTAGCAACACTGTAAAGAGAACCTATCCTTTTTTTGCAACTTTACTCTGCATACAGACAGCATATTATACGTGAAGCAGTGTGCGTAGATCAGACCGGAGGATCAAAATCAAAGAGTCAAGCTGCAGCAAGAAGGAGCTAGTGGAATGGACCTCTGTTGGCTCGATCCCAGCATACCCACAGTGCTGTCAGAAGAGGAGGGCTGAGGATCTGCTGCAACCAAATCACGAATGAGGATGAATGGAGATGTTCTTTAGCTAAAGATCAAGACAACTGCCTTCCTATTGTCCATTTGTGTGACACAAGTAATCAGCTGGAGCAGGAGGCTGCACCACccctggtggtggtggaggcAGCGGAGGAGGAGGTTGCTGCCCCGGAGGAGAGACAAGGGAGCAGGCAGGACACTGAAGAAGAACAGGGGTTGGAACgagagggagagggagggggaggagaggtGGCGGGCAGGGGGTGTCACATGGCCGTACAGAGGCTAGTGGTGGCGGCAGTAGCAGTTGCCCTGCTGTCTCTGGTTCTGAACAATGTTGCAGCCTTCACCCCCAGCTGGGTCCTGCAGGCCCTGGAAGATGGACGCAAGAGGAGTGTGGGACTGTGGAAGATGTGCCCCACCGGAGCAGAGAAGGGTCGGGATGACCTCCAGGCTGGCAGAAGGGGGCAGGGGGCACAGAGGCAGTGTGAAAGTCTGGGATGGGGCTCTGAGTATGCTGGCTATCAAGAATCCCGCAGCTCTGTTAAATGTAAGTATTATgtatattgttttgttgtttttgtatatgGTTATTGCTGAAGCTACCAAATCAACACTGTATCCAGTTAATTGCTGCATGCATAATTATCATTATCTGGATTTGTTATGCCATCAGGCACATTtccaagtaaataaaatatctcACTGCATCATTTTGTTGCTAAAATAAAATGGGATGCAGGAGCTATTCATGTGTGTGACCTAATAAAGCCCCATTGATAAATCCCATTCAAGAACAACTTTGGGAAACTCTGCATGTCCACTGCCAACTTGACACAATGGACAGCATAGTGTGCACTCAAAGACATTGCAGCACCATGCAGGGCAATATGGCAGTGCTATAAAAAGGTGCATTCGTCTCATGCCAAGAAAAATAGATGCGTTTGGAAGTATAACACATCTTTCCCTATGGTCCCTCAAGTGCAGTTTGACATGATGCGGGCATGCAACTTGATGGCGACCGTGGCCCTGACTGCTGGTCAACTGATCTTCCTCCTCGGCCTGATGGAGCTACCATTAATCACGCGAGAATCCCAGTGGTGGGAGGAGGCCATTGCTGCACTTTTCCAGCTAGCCAGTGAGTACCAATGCTCCATAAACAGCCAATAAGATGCCTGGGGCAAATGATGAGCTCCTTTCAATGGAGAAGTTTGGCAATTCTTTCTAGGTAGTCGGTCTGTATCTTAACTACAAGCTTTtcaggataagcagcatagaaaaatcACCCTTGTGAAAAGGTATATTCTTCAGACTAGTAGTCTAGTGGTTCACATAGATGCCTTTCAGTTTCATGCACCTGGTACAGGCTCGATTCCTGTTCATCCACTATGGCCCACTATGGCACTTTTGCTTTTCCGCTTTTctgtagtcagctgggatagactccaactCCTACTCATCATGAAGGACTTCCCACAAGATTTTAAAGTGTGTTTTCCCATCCAGAGGAGCATCTGTGAGtcactcccttttttttttttagttcatcccaaaggtgtttgatggggttgTAGTCAGGGCTCTCAGGTTTTTCCACTGCAAACTAATCCAAGCACACATTTATGGACCTTGGGTTTGTGCATGCTGCCAAAATGTGGCTCAAGAACTCTTCCCAgaaagttggaagcatagaattgtccaaaatgtctttggAAGATGAAGAATGAAAGTTTACAAGAAAGTAGACCAACCTACTGCCAATAGATAAATTGTTTAATTAAAAAGGTGTGTCCCGAGACTTTTGTCCCTGTACAGTGTATGCTGTAGTCGCTCAGTCACTTGGCTCTGTATCAGTCTAGGGGTCTGCTCTGCATCTAAATTTAGTCTTCAGTCCAGCATCCATGAGCCAGTGCTGCAGTGAGCCAGGGAGAGACTGGTGGGCGCCAGGATATCCCTGCTCAGGACGAGGAAATGTCTGTGACTACCTGTTATGCAAACCCCCGAGATGAAGAAGGAAAAAGCGGGGAGGGGGAATGCACGGGAAAGACACTTTCAACATggcctgtgtgtgttgtgtgtgcacaCTGCCAAGAgatattctgtgtgtgtgcagtatgTTCGTGATTGTTGGTTTCAGCAGTGAAAAGTAGATACAGTAAATGGGACTGGTTTCTCTGGCAATGAAGATGTCCTCTCTGCCAATAGTATTTTTTGGATGAGGGTTATTATGTGAAAAACTTGACAGGAAGATCACACCCACAACAGGGTATTTCCATTGTCAACAGACCACACAAATTAGCTGGACAGGCCTCAACAGATCCTAAAAAGTCCTATCCAGAGGAGCGGCATTTGGCTATTTATAGCTTTTATGACAATGTGGTCAGCGATGATCAATTAGACTGTCTTTATGCATGCTAACAATGAGGTTTCAAAGCACACACCTATTTCCtatctaaaattaaaaaaaagcttcctctaaaaaaaacctcacatcTTCTAAGGTCACTGTCTTGGCCATATATGGTCAACAAAGCATGAACAGAATAACATGAATACTATTCAAGGAGTACAGTCAACCCCTTCATTCTCTAGAAGTCATTCTTCATCTTACCAAAATATTTCTGACAGTTCCAACTGTGTGGGGAAAAGATGAGGGAAGGCCCTTTGGGATGACCTAGAACAGGGCTTGTGAGCCCGTACGACTCAGTGACCTCTGATTTCACAAAAATGACTCCagaatcttgtagaaagtcttcccagaagcTGCAGGGGGGGGCACAGCCGCACAACTCtgacattttcacttcctgtgtgtatgtttttgtatAATCTGTTTTGGCATATGTTAGAAACACTGTCAAACGTAGGCCTTCAAAGGATGAACCGTGGCAGCTTGAGAGAAATTAAGAAAACCCTATTTTTCCAAACCTGCTAAACTAAATTCAGTTATGTATGAAGGCTAAATGAATTGCTTTTTAGTTACGATCGTAAGCAAGTAAACAGAGCCTGGGGTGAGGAGAAAACTCCACAAACTATACTAAAGAAAGTTTTTCTGGGAGAAGGGGAGACTCAGTACCTTGTATTCACTTGGGGAGGCTGGGAGGTTAATCCTACATTTTGAAAACTCCTGCCtataaaatacagtgttccctcgtttatcgcgaaatagccaactttatttttttttcctatgataatagatgttttaaggctgtacctaacccctaaccatacactttatacaggcattaacattctatcacatttctctcttgtttaaacactctcaaagaagttcaaaccttcatttgaattttaatgatcaacctacaggtaggacacaagaaattactcacgcatattttttctcctgtgaccgtgccttttctactgtactgtagtatttttgtatccttgttaaaacatattgctggaGTCCTCTTCCTTctaactgaagattcatttacacgctagcaagcaagcaagcaagctagcgatgacataggagacacgcagggcggcatgaaggagattggtTGACAATGGTGTACAGCCTAttaggacgcagaaaacaatggcagTGAAGACAGACGAGCGAGGGaggagagagacactcaactacccataatgcaattcttcttaaaagggCCAGGCTCCGCCTGTAAGAGCGTttatacgctgtaataaaaaaaaaaaaagcactaaaaaaaattcCGCGAAGCAGCGGCTCCGACAAAGgtaaaaggtgaaccgcgatagagcgagggaacactgtattacaatCTAAACAGTTTTGCTCATATGGGTACAGTATCAGTTGCATATTATGCTTTTCGTTTTGCACATCGTAGATAAATCAAGGCATTACATTGCCTTCCCTTCATAATTAATGTAATGCAATTGTCATGTTGCTGCCCTGGGATTTTGTtgtaaatcattttattttgaaaactgcCACATCATTCATTAC
This sequence is a window from Dunckerocampus dactyliophorus isolate RoL2022-P2 chromosome 2, RoL_Ddac_1.1, whole genome shotgun sequence. Protein-coding genes within it:
- the tmem204 gene encoding transmembrane protein 204, giving the protein MAVQRLVVAAVAVALLSLVLNNVAAFTPSWVLQALEDGRKRSVGLWKMCPTGAEKGRDDLQAGRRGQGAQRQCESLGWGSEYAGYQESRSSVKLQFDMMRACNLMATVALTAGQLIFLLGLMELPLITRESQWWEEAIAALFQLASFVLVIGLVTFYRIGPYTHLSYSCFMDIAACLLATMSAAMLIWNILHRRDDCLAPRVIIISRSLASPFHPRLDNDYVDSPC